GCAGCACGTCCTTCGGTAGGTAAGACCGCCTTTGCCCTCAATATCGCGACACAAGTAGCGACGCATGATCGTGGTGATGAGCCACCTTACAGTGTAGGAATATTTAGTCTTGAGATGGGTGCCGATCAGTTAGCAACACGTATGATTTGTAGTACAGGTAACGTAGATTCTAATAGATTACGAACAGGAACGATGGACGGAGAAGACTGGAATCGTTTTACAGTAGCAGTCGGTAAGCTATCTAAGACAAATATCTATATTGACGACACACCAGGTATTCGTATCACAGATATTCGTTCTAAATGCAGAAGACTGAAGCAAGAACATGGACTAGATATGATTCTGATTGATTATCTTCAGCTTATTCAAGGTTCTGGGAGCCGTTCTAGTGACAACAGACAACAAGAAGTATCAGAAATCTCACGTATGCTGAAAGCTTTGGCGAGAGAACTTGAATGTCCTGTAATTGCGTTATCACAGCTCTCTCGTGGAGTGGAGCAAAGACAAGATAAACGTCCGATGATGAGTGATATCCGTGAATCAGGTTCGATTGAGCAAGATGCGGATATTGTTGCATTCTTATACCGAGATGACTATTATAATCGTGGTAATGGTGAAGATGGTGAGGAAGAAGTAGATGCAGGAGCTCAAGAGGAAAACGGAGAAATAGAAATTATTATTGCGAAACAACGTAATGGTCCGACAGGGACAGTCAAATTGCATTTCTTAAAACAATACAATAAATTTACAGATATTGATTATGCACATTCTGATGTATATTAATGAGTAAAGTGTATAAAACGGATAAAAACCGTACAATAAATTTAAAATTAAATTTATTGTACGGTTTTTATAATGTATTTAATCATATGACATCAAGATAGTTTGTGAAAAAATAAAATGATAAATGATTAATTATTAATTCATAAATTAATAGAACGTTGTAAAATCAACATTTAATTAAAATTAAAATGTACATAAACGCTATTCTTATTTGTAGTAGTGAAATAAGTGAATATTTATGAATGTTCGTTTTTAAGTTGATTTTTAATGTTTTCATTGATAAAATACATAAGGTTAGTGAACAAAATTTGGAGGTGCACTCATGTCATCAATCGTAGTTGTTGGGACGCAATGGGGAGACGAAGGTAAGGGTAAGATCACAGACTTTTTAGCAGAGGAAGCAAATGTTATTGCACGTTTCTCAGGGGGTAATAACGCAGGTCATACGATTAAGTTCGGTGGAGAAACATATAAATTACATCTAGTACCATCAGGAATATTCTATTCTGATAAATTATCTGTAATTGGTAATGGTGTAGTTGTAGATCCTGTAGCTTTATTAAAAGAATTAGATGCACTAAATGCACGTGGTGTGAAAACTGATAACTTACGTATTTCAAACCGTGCGCAAGTCATCCTTCCATATCATATTAAACAAGATGGTCTTGAAGAAGATAAACGTGGCGATAATAAGATTGGTACAACGAAAAAAGGTATCGGACCCGCTTATGTAGATAAAGTACAACGTATTGGTATTCGCATGGCAGACTTACTTGATAAAGAAACTTTCGAAGTAAAATTAAAAGAAAATTTAGCGATGAAAAACGAAATGTTTGAAAAATTATTCGATGCTGAAGGATTTAAATTTGAAGAAATCTTTGATGAGTATTATGCTGCAGGCCAACGTCTGAAAGAATATACAGTGGACACAGCGAAAGTGTTAGATGATGCATTTATGGCAGATGAAAAAGTACTATTTGAAGGTGCACAAGGAGTTATGCTTGATATCGATCACGGAACATACCCATTCGTTACTTCAAGTAATCCAATCGCTGGGAACGTCACAGTTGGTACAGGTGTAGGGCCAACATTTGTTGATAAAGTCGTTGGAGTATGTAAAGCTTATACATCACGTGTAGGCGATGGACCTTTCCCAACTGAATTATTTGATGAAGATGGTCATCACATCCGTGAAGTAGGTCGTGAATATGGAACGACTACAGGACGTCCACGTCGTGTAGGTTGGTTTGACTCTGTTGTATTACGTCATTCACGCCGCGCAAGTGGTATTACAGATTTATCTATTAACTCAATTGACGTATTAACAGGATTAGAAACAGTGAAGATTTGTACAGCATACGAATTAGATGGTAAAGAAATTACGGAATATCCAGCGAATTTAAATGAATTGAATCGTTGTAAGCCGATTTTCGAGGAATTACCAGGATGGACTGAAGATGTGACTTCATGTAAATCATTAGATGAGTTACCTGATAACGCACGTCGTTACTTAGAACGTATCTCTGAGTTATGTAACGTTAAGATTTCTATCTTCTCAGTTGGACCAGATAGAAACCAGACGAATCTATTAGAAAACTTGTGGGAAAAATAAGAGGCTATTATCTGAGCGATTAGCTTCGAGCCAAAATCCCGAAAAGGTGTCAAAGAAACGCTTTTTGTTTCGGGCACCTTTTGGATTTTGTTGAAGAAGCTGCTCAGATGATGCCGTTTCAATAAGAGGCTATTATCTGAGCGATTAGCTTCGAGTCAAAATAAAAGCCATCAAAACAGTAAATGTTTTGATGGCTTTTAAAATTATTTTAATGAATATCTCTCTTTTTAAATCTGCCGCCTTTAACTTCAGAGACATTTCCTATAGCAACAAATGCGCTATCATCATAATGGTTTACAATATCTTTCAGTTTAAATTCTTCTAATCGCGTAATCACACAGAAGATGACTTTCTTGTTGTCACCAGTATAAGCTCCTTCTCCTTTTAAATAAGTAACGCCACGACCGAGACGATCATTAATTGCATCACCGATTTCTTCGTATTGATCGCTGATAATCCATACTGATTTTGATTCGTCGAGGCCTTGCTGGACAATATCGATGGTTTTAAATGCAATGAAGTAAGCGATGACTGAATACATGGCAGATTCCCAAGTAAATACAAATCCTGCAACGGTGTAAATAAAGAAGTTAATGACCATAACAATTTCACCTACTGAAAATGGTGTTTTATTGTTAATAAGTATAGCAAGTATCTCGGTCCCATCAAGAGAACCGCCGTAACGGATAACGAGTCCGACACCGAGTCCTAGAATGACACCACCGAAGATAGTAACCAAGAATTTTTCATCTGCAAATGCAGGTACTGGATGCAATAGTGCTGTGCCAATAGATAGTACACCGATGCCGTATAGCGTAGAAAGTGCGAATGTTTTACCGATTTGTTTATAACCGAGGTAGAAAAAAGGGATATTTAATATGAAAATAAAGAGTCCGATAGGTAATTTTAAGAAATGGCTCATCATGATGGATATACCAACGATACCACCATCCAAGAGTTTATTAGGTACGAGAAATAATTCAAGTGTAATGGCCATTAGGATCGCACCAATTGTAATGAACATAAACCGTTTTAATTTTTCTTTTAACGGGAGTTTTTTATGTGTTTTGATAGGTTTTGAGGAAGATATATCCATATTGTGCACTCCAATCTAATATATATTAATAATTATACAGAAAAAATCACAATTTTTTTAAAAATATGCTTGATATTTATAAATTTATCATGCTATAATCAATCTTGTGTTAAAAAAATAAGGCCCCTTGGTCAAGCGGTTAAGACACCGCCCTTTCACGGCGGTAACACGGGTTCGAATCCCGTAGGGGTCACCATTTTTCAATTACATATTTATACATGGTCCCGTGGTGTAGCGGTTAACATGCCTGCCTGTCACGCAGGAGATCGCGGGTTCGATTCCCGTCGGGACCGCTCATAAGAAGATACGTTTACGTATCTTCTTTTTTTGTACTTGTCAGCAGTATAGAAAAAGATATTAAACAGTGGTAAATTATAAGATAGATACTTATGAAAATTTTTATGAGATGAGGGAAATGTATGTCGAGAAAAATCGTAGTAGTAGATGATGAAAAACCGATTGCAGATATATTAGAATTTAACTTAAAAAAAGAAGGTTATGACGTTCATGTCGCTTATGATGGTGATGACGCTGTAGAACTAATCTATGATATTCAGCCAGATATCGTGTTACTAGACATTATGCTACCAGGTCGCGATGGTATGGAAGTTTGTCGTGAAGTGCGTAAGAAGTATGATATGCCGATTATTATGCTGACAGCTAAAGATTCTGAGATTGATAAAGTACTAGGCCTTGAACTTGGTGCAGATGACTACGTGACAAAGCCATTTTCTACACGTGAATTGATTGCACGAGTTAAAGCTAATTTGCGTCGTCATTATTCACAAACGCAATCTGAAGAGAAAGAAGAATCAACAGATATCGTTATTAAAGATATTGTAGTTTATCCCGAAGCATATTCTATTAAAAAACGTGGTGTAGATATCGAACTTACACATCGTGAATTTGAACTGTTTCATTATTTAGCAAAGCAT
Above is a window of Macrococcoides canis DNA encoding:
- the dnaB gene encoding replicative DNA helicase, whose protein sequence is MADYLEGKKLPFNLVAEQSVLGAIFIDNEVLSSVLEVLVPSHFYRQSHQYIFQAMMTLSEQNEIVDIVTVADQMTSDGTLEAAGGEMYLVDLAAIVPSARNVDFYADIVYKDAVKRRLIHTADTIMADGYNETLDLETLLSDAEKRIMEVSTSRGSEGFQEIKDVLTQVFNNAEELDKNQGQTPGIPTGYRDLDQMTAGFNRNDLIIIAARPSVGKTAFALNIATQVATHDRGDEPPYSVGIFSLEMGADQLATRMICSTGNVDSNRLRTGTMDGEDWNRFTVAVGKLSKTNIYIDDTPGIRITDIRSKCRRLKQEHGLDMILIDYLQLIQGSGSRSSDNRQQEVSEISRMLKALARELECPVIALSQLSRGVEQRQDKRPMMSDIRESGSIEQDADIVAFLYRDDYYNRGNGEDGEEEVDAGAQEENGEIEIIIAKQRNGPTGTVKLHFLKQYNKFTDIDYAHSDVY
- a CDS encoding adenylosuccinate synthase → MSSIVVVGTQWGDEGKGKITDFLAEEANVIARFSGGNNAGHTIKFGGETYKLHLVPSGIFYSDKLSVIGNGVVVDPVALLKELDALNARGVKTDNLRISNRAQVILPYHIKQDGLEEDKRGDNKIGTTKKGIGPAYVDKVQRIGIRMADLLDKETFEVKLKENLAMKNEMFEKLFDAEGFKFEEIFDEYYAAGQRLKEYTVDTAKVLDDAFMADEKVLFEGAQGVMLDIDHGTYPFVTSSNPIAGNVTVGTGVGPTFVDKVVGVCKAYTSRVGDGPFPTELFDEDGHHIREVGREYGTTTGRPRRVGWFDSVVLRHSRRASGITDLSINSIDVLTGLETVKICTAYELDGKEITEYPANLNELNRCKPIFEELPGWTEDVTSCKSLDELPDNARRYLERISELCNVKISIFSVGPDRNQTNLLENLWEK
- a CDS encoding YitT family protein, with the translated sequence MDISSSKPIKTHKKLPLKEKLKRFMFITIGAILMAITLELFLVPNKLLDGGIVGISIMMSHFLKLPIGLFIFILNIPFFYLGYKQIGKTFALSTLYGIGVLSIGTALLHPVPAFADEKFLVTIFGGVILGLGVGLVIRYGGSLDGTEILAILINNKTPFSVGEIVMVINFFIYTVAGFVFTWESAMYSVIAYFIAFKTIDIVQQGLDESKSVWIISDQYEEIGDAINDRLGRGVTYLKGEGAYTGDNKKVIFCVITRLEEFKLKDIVNHYDDSAFVAIGNVSEVKGGRFKKRDIH
- the yycF gene encoding response regulator YycF; the encoded protein is MSRKIVVVDDEKPIADILEFNLKKEGYDVHVAYDGDDAVELIYDIQPDIVLLDIMLPGRDGMEVCREVRKKYDMPIIMLTAKDSEIDKVLGLELGADDYVTKPFSTRELIARVKANLRRHYSQTQSEEKEESTDIVIKDIVVYPEAYSIKKRGVDIELTHREFELFHYLAKHIGQVMTREHLLQTVWGYDYFGDVRTVDVTIRRLREKIEDDASHPEYIVTRRGVGYFLQTQE